The nucleotide sequence TTGTACCAGACACTAAAGCTGATCATATTCAGATTGTGCTGCTTACGCAACTGGGTTGTTGTGAAATGTGAATGATCAAATCTTACACACAGGCTGCTTTATGGAAGGAATACGTCCATAGATCTTTATGGGCATCTCCTGGGAGCAGAACAGAGATAACTATCTGGTTTAGCCCTAACGCACATACCATATGGTGTATAATGTCTCCGAGTTGCAACCATAAAAGTGTATAAGACCatattgtacaatttttttttttctattgtatgCCATATGAATCAAACAGGAAAAAACCCTGTATGCCTCCGAATGAAAGGCATACAGAGAATTTTCCCTGTCAGATTCATATAGTatccaacaggaaaaaaaaatgatggcatgcTATACTGGATActttattacagaggtattctcttgTAGAAAAATTGCTTTTAGGGGACAATATCTCCataatataatgccatacagaggcaCAACCATACGTGCTCGTGCCCTTGACCCTgccatgtgcatgggcccttatGACATCTATTTTGCCTGTCTCCTCTATGACTAAGCACACTCTGATCAGCTGAGcgaacatgcatgtttatttcaagagGCATACGTCATAAGCGGGATCCAGGCATGTGTGGCGCCACTTATCTTCTGGGGGAACAAGGGACCCAATAGGTTAAGATCTAACCTTTCCATACCGTCTTTGCCATGACTGCAGATGTTGAAATCAGGCAAAAATCTGTCTATAGCTAGCTCAATGGCCAAAATAGATGCAAACAAACTACCAGCCCCAATGGTCAAAATCAACACTCAAGGACTGACTTTAAGCCATAGAACCATGAGAAACATAGaacataaaatgtacaaataacaaTATGGACACATGGACTATGTATAACCTATTTTATAAGTACATTGGgagttatgatttttttttttttagataaaataaGAATAGTGACGTTACCCATGACATCCAGAATCCAAATATCACTTTAAGGccaggtttacacgagcgtgtgcgttttgcccacgcaaaaaacgcggcgttttgcgtgcgcaaaaggcacttaacagctccgtgtgtcagccccgtatgatgcgcggctgcgtgattttcgcgcagccgccatcaatatgacactccgtttcgatgtttgtaaacagaaaagcacgtggtgcttttctgtttacattcatagttagacaactgttgcgcgaatcccactcgtcccacggaagtgcttccgtgtggcatgcgtgattttcacgcacccattgacttcaatgggtgcgtgatgcgcgaatgacgcacaaatataggacatgtcgtgagtttttcgcagcggactcacgctgtgcaaaaatcacggactgcctgcactgccccatagactaacataggtccgtacaacacgcgtgaaaatcatgcgcgttgcacggacgtattacacgttcgtctaaacaagCCCTAAAAAACAAGATTAGAGAATGTAAGTGAGCACAGGATTGTACATTTGTgggttttcccacagattacagttgatcactgggggtctcagcagcaggatacttgtgatcagcttatcatcaatggacccttctaacaaaaataatTGTCCAAATCTTgccttagaggatctgtcactaggtcataaaagttgaactggttaactgacttgaatagcgctgtctccctgattccagcactgtttttctttttttcctggaccccccgcTCCAAAAATATTGACCACTGTTGTGTTGTTCCCTACAAGTTAATTaattagccaatggggtggagctacctTCCCtgtctctgatgctgaccaatcagcgcaaggcagcttgagggtagttcatgccctgttggcacactacagcaaattagcatagagggagcacACACAAGTTTGCCATAAGACCTCTTGCACACAACCGAGTACggcccgtgaaaaacggtccatgtgtcggacggatttcccggcccgaccacagtacaggtgaacaggactcctggcatcatagacattttatgatgctaggagtccctgccttcccgcggaactactgttctgtactgtatcattttgttcagtgacctagtgacaggccctctttaaagaaaaaaattctggacCAGATaaaaggtgtataacttatattAATCTGAAAAGATCAAACTTAAAGAAATGAGCACATACCACAATATAAATTCCTAACATACTCTTTGCAAAACGTAAGCATTgcatatgtgggggggggggggggggaggcggcgGCGTTTGTTTCCATATGCTTGTCCATATAAATGGAATAGGTATTAAAGTCTGTATCTCTTGTTGAAAGATGAGAATATGTATACAAGAGAACCCAACCCTCTTTAGTCATGGTCCCTGAGATCAGAATAATAACTTTAACTATGCTTTTAACTTTAAacatgatttaaagaggctctgtcaccacataataagtgccctatctccaggggcgtaactaggaaagactgggccccatagcaaacttttgacagggccccgcctcccctgggtgtcacacaacccccccttgtagatagcgccttttttacagccccctgtagataacgccatacagccccctctgtagataacgccatacatctccccgtagataacaccatacagccccctctgttgataacgccatacatccccctgtagataacgccatacagccccctgtagataacgccatacagacccccctgtagataacgccatacagccccctctgttgataacgccatacagcccccctgtagataacaccacacagcccccctgtagataacgccatacagccccttctgtagataatgccatacagcccccctgtagataacgccatacagcccccactgtagatataacgccatacagccccctgtagataacgccatacagacccccctgtagataacgccatacagccccctctgttaataacgccatacagcccccctgtagataacgccatacagccccctgtagataacgccacacagcccccctgtagataacgccatacagccccttctgtagataatgccatacagccccttctgtagataatgccatacagcccccctgtagataacgccacacagcccccctgtagataacgccatacagccccttctgtagataatgccatacagcccccctgtagataacgccatacagcccccactgtagagataacgccatacagccccctgtagataacgccatacagacccccctgtagataacgccatacagccccctctgttgataacgccatacagcccccctgtagataacgccatacagcccccctgtagataacgccatacagcccccctgtagataacgccatacagcccccactgtagagataacgccatacagcccccactgtagagaacgccatacagccccccctgtagataacgccatacagccccccctgtagagaatgccatacagcccccactgtaggtaactccatacagccccccctgcaggtaacactatacagcccccctgtaggtaacgctatacagccccccctgtaggtaacgccatacagcccctcttgtaggtaacgctatacagccccccctgtaggtaacgctatacagccccccctgtaggtaacgccatgcagccccaacccccaaaaaacatccgacctacagtgtgtcctacaaaagacatgtatcccctatccacagtataggggatacatgtgtgatcgatggcagcgatagggagaacgggggaccgaaagtcccccgaagttcttcatgactaacctctgacttccggcgtctccgcagctcaataaaaatgaaaggagcgctggtcacgcatgcgcacaagcgcgaccggcgctccattcatttctacggagctgccgacacagaccccggaagtccgaggtttgtgatagaGAACttccagtcccccgttctccctatcaatgccagcaatcacacatgtatcccctatcctgtggataggggatacatgtcttttgtttaatggtagagcggggagatacctccctgctctgccgtagtgttcagtggcgtcgcgctgcagcagccatagcggctgctagcggagcctccggccatggtggaagccccgtagcagccgctacggcggtagttacaccactgtctatctcctacataatgtcaccggcgctgtaatgtaggtaacagcagtgttttttatttagaaaaacgatctattttcatcaagttatgagcgattttagttttatgctaatgactttcataatgtgctgtcatttacagcgtgatctcgcgagattacgttaccgaagtgtcgggattgtgaatagacatcccgtcctggctggaggtgatgtctatacgcgtcatacacttctctccacaacgcccacttggtcaaaattaaaaacacgaccagttgggcattaagaaagtcattagcataaagctaaaatcgcttataacttggtgaaaatagataatttgctgttacctacattacagcgctgatctccaatgtggtgacagagcctctttaactatgtaAAATgcactttattagacaactgattTGAGTACATAGCTGTTGGGGTGTAAGAGGTCGACATAgcagtatgtttacatgtatatatatagacacgcaaATATAACCAAACACTGCTCCCCCTCCATTGCAGCTATGTCTCCTCCTCAAATCAGCGCTCATAGAGTTGTCTAGTTTAGTAAACCAAATTTCTATTaccttattagggaattctgagttactgGCAGTCtgctgttcaggaccctcatctattagccagcagagtggctacaaagaccgTCTCTCACTCCGGAGGACCCAGCACGTACATAAACGGACAATTGATTTCCATAGGGAACTGTGTTATTATTTCCCAGCAGCGGAACACCCTGTGATTAGCTCATCGTTGGGGGACACTTCTAACAAAAAAGGACTGCGGAAAATGTATTATTACTATCTCTGGAACGTGGGCCCCTGAACCCCGTTCCACCTACTCCCGTTGCTGCTGGGCTCCAAACAGCAACAAGTGGCTGTGAGGTGGCTAGaagtacggaaacagccaagcttgccgagctatgctgtttccgcagCTCCCGGATTCcgccgttctagagatgggtgcaggacccagaggtgggactcgcatctatctagtggatatgacataaatatctgtgatgggaatacccctttaaagtgatACAGCTTAAACTTAAACTacgcagaagatgcgccaaatttatcacagtggtgcacgctgtatgatcaATTTAGTCCATCTTTCTAGACAAGTTGGACACTTTTCCTTACGTCACCTCTTCGTTATTACTTTAGACTAATATTTTGCAATTTTTACACACTTTAgggcattttaagccacaccccctttgCGCTAAACCAAATCCCCCTATCTAGACATTTTGCAAAACTGTCTAAATgtggtgcaaaaagtgtctaaaacacataataaatttgatgCATTGAGCTTAGTAAATCTCTTCTATTGGATACAGTAATACTATGTTAGGGTAACTTAGGGTATTCCAGAATTTTTAAACATCTGCACTTAgactgaaaatgaaaaaatgccatACGGCACAATGTACTTACATTACCAATTTAGCTGTGGTTCTCAAGCGCTCCTGTAGTTCTTCTATACGCCCTGACATGCCCGCCATATTGAAAACATATCAAGTGAATCACTggccacagcagtgacatcactatggATGGATTGTCATTGCTGCAATTGGACAACTACAGGATCTGCGGGAAACGCACCAAATCGGTGGCGGGGGCTCGGAAAAAAATCATAATGTAAGTATATTGcggtttgttatttttttcattttgagtCCTAATACAGATATTTTAAAATCCTACAAACCCTTTTAAACAGAAACAAGAACATTATAGCCCAAACCCTCATCATATGTGGGACATTTACCCATTTACCAatcaatgtctaaaaaaaaatgaatgtcagGTAAACGTTCTCTATTTTTAGAGGGTACAAGACAAACAAAACACCTTTCCCAGTAAGAGTGCATAGCTAAGAAGCTTTAAGGCCTTATGCAGACTTATATCTTGATGTATTATAGTTCTGCAGCATCTGTAGGGCCACATGTTGCCTAAAAACTGAAGCACCATGTCTCATGATGTTGTGAAAGCTACATCTAAAATCTACATCTGAATATTTTGGAGTAGATGGTTCAATAATATATTGGCTAACAGGCAGCACTTTACCTCCTGTGGCAGGACCAGTTCTGCTACTAGACAAAGGGATTAAGAACAAAACACATCGTTAAGACCAATTGAAAAAGTTAAGAAAATTTATTCATTCCAAACTAAATAGGAACGTCACTAAAATGTACATAGAAATCCCAAAAATATTACAAAACTTGAAAAATAGGAATTGTATCAATAAATACTGAGCTGCAACACAGAAGAAAGGAGACATCGCCATGCTGCTGCCCCACCCCCTCCACCCAGACCGATACAAAGTATCCAGATCTCCACAACAAGGCGACGCAGTAAACACAATGTAGCAAAATATACTTCCTGTACAAATCGCTTTACCATAGACATCTGTGATCAATCTGACACAGTATAAATAGCACATGAAGCAGTTTATTATCCGGGCGGGGAGTCAACACAAAACAAACCGTAAGGCCTCAAGTCTGCGGGCAATGTGAAGGTTTAAAGTGCTGGAGGGGTCTCAGGCCCCTGGTGTGGTCATAGCTGGGACCTCAGGTTCATCTCCAGAAGAATGAGGGCCTTGACTCAGGGCTATGGACCATCTTCTCATTGGTAGGGGACCATCCTCTGAAGGATGGGGTGGTGGGGGATAAAGGTCTATCTCCTCAGGGCTAGGTTTACATCTCCTCACCGGTTAGGGATCTATCTCAGGAGCATGAGTTCTGCTCAATGTACATTTTAGACAGGGACAGTGCCATGGACTTGGCCAGCTCTTGGTCTCGATGTCTCTGGGCCTGGTTCTGCTTACTCCAGCTCTCATACTCCGGATTGGGCAGGGGTTCCTCAAACACTGCATCATAGTGACCATTGCTCAGCCAGCTTAGCCAGATGCTGGGCCTGGAGGGGTCTTCTTCCCCAAGGTGGTGCACCATGGTGGACACGGTGGGACATTCCAGGCGGCCTCCTGTGGTCAGGTGGATGTTGACATTGAGCATTTGGCTCATAGCAAGCAATTCGGGATAGCCAGCCCAAGCTCCATCCTGAGCAGCGTTGATGAGGAACTCCCCGATGTCCCCCTCGATGATGAGGTTGAAGGTGTCCAGGTGGTCGGCCACATGATGGACTGTGCGCTCCCGGAGCTCTGAGTGCAGGTTCTGATCCCCGTACATGGCCTTACTGATCGCCCGATACAGGCAGTTGCCGTCGGGGATAATGTGGAAGCGATAACGATTCTTGTCCCGGAGATACTTGTCTTGCTTCTCCAGCTCGGCCAGATGCAGCGTCAGGCGCTCGTGGGGGGACTCTGCGGGCACCCTGGGGCCCTGATCTGCCAGCTGCAGGGAGGAGGTGCTGGGGCGCCAGTATCTGGCACTTTCCTCTGGCGATGCCGGCCTGATGCTTTCCTGCTGCACCATACCGCTCAGCCATGTATGAAGATCCGGGGGGGAGGAGGACGGCTGGGGCTGAGGCTGCGGCTCCTGGCTCTTCTGGAGTTGGGGTGCAGAGAGCTGCATACTGAACCCCGACCCCCCAAAGCTTGGCTGGAGGAGGCGGATTGGCACGATCCTCTCCGGGCTGCACATGGGTTTGAAGTGGGTGTGAGCGCTGCCCTGCGCCTGGGGGAGGTAGGAGAAGGCGGGCATGGTGCAGGAGGAGCTGCAGTGTCTGTGATCACAGCTCCATGCTGCTGTATTTATACTGGCTGCTATATAAATAGCCCATGTTATCACAGGGCAGAAATATCACAGTACACTGGGCACACACCAGTGCCAGGGCCCGGGTACAATCTGCTGCATCACcctcctactactactgtcactggcAGGTGCAGAAACAGCCCAGAGTAGTCAGCAGGTCTGTTCATAAATAGAAATGTGaatgatgtgggggggggggggggggcataacaGAGAGGGACACCATAATAATCACACCTGTCATATTTACTTGTGATTTATGACTGTTTAATGCTGTTTACATTACCCTCTGAACATATTAACAGCAAAAGTATTCCTGTATTATAAATAAACTTGTCAGGGGGTGACTAGGACTGATAGGACCCCATAGCAAAGACACCACCACCAACTTGATGATAGTaaattatactgtgcaggggatggatggatggagagagagagagggagacagagagacacagagagagaggagagaggagagagagggagacagagagaagagagagagatccgtcaccattgaaatcaatggtgatgcaaacagaaacctttggtttccgtttgtttcagttaggggacattcacacgtggcggaattgctgttgaattctgcagcagaagttgttttcatttctttttatacatttttaggaaacgtagttcagacgttgcggaaaataactgtgcggaaatcaggctgcggtgcagaatttcccctccgcggcatgctcattacattgcggagaagaagcggaatttcacttcggatttcagcctttgcaatgcaaaaactgaaatctgtggcaagtccgctgtgttttctgcaacgtctgaattacctgtcaaatatgcaaatgttgctgcagattagttgtgtaattgccccaaatctgcaccaacatttgcagcggaaaaattctgccacatctgaatgtgcccttagggttctgttctgacggaaagctccgatggcttagttcacatctgctttggagcgtcgttttgccggaagctatagcgtagtcgactacggtattgcttccggcaaaacgacaggtctggtgcacaacagacacaaacggaaaccatgggcaccggatccgtcaccatttaaatcaatggtgatgaaaacggaaaactctggtttccgtcggtgtcagtttgtgccttctcagggtcccgttctgacggaaacctcagacggaacgtcagaacgggaccccaacgcagatgtgaacgaggcctaaatgggtaaggctgggttcacacgaccatgttacgtccgtaatgtacggaacgtatttcggccggaagacccggaccgaacacagtgcagggagccgggctcctagcatcatagtgatgtacgacgctaggagtccctgcctcgctgccggacaactgtcccgtactgtaatcatgttttcagtacgggacagcagttccacggagaggcagggactcctagcgtcgtacacagtggcgtagctataggggtcgcagcggtcgcaactgcgaccgggccccgtagctaggggggcccgcaggcccgccTCActacactagcgctgcaatgattgctctacattgctgggtccctgctgtggtacaaaagagacccagtaatgtagcttaaagcattggtggcagctcagctgtcagacagtcattgcgtggagggggaacaagagggtgaaaaatgaatgatagatgaatccactcatcttacgagacccagccccgcccactgtactgtccacccaatcagctcacttcttgctgtttccctcttcctcgtgacctgttcagagggaaaggaatggctacagcaagaagatggtgtgcgtgtctgctgctcccctgcagtacgagctgctctctgaccccacagcagatgtaagtagcaactagtaatccagctcttaaccccttcactgtgtgtatgtatgtctgtcatgctgagcagtcacacctcatggctgacagtttagcataacagacaaagtatctatctatctatctcatatctatctatctatctatctatctatctatctatctatctatctatctatctatctatctatctatctatctatctatctatctatctatctatctcatatctatctatctatctatctatctatctatctatctatctatctatctatctatctatctatctatctatctcatatctatctatctatctatctatctcatatctatctatctatctatctatctatctatctatctatctatctatctatccatccatccatccatccatccatccatccatccatccatccatccatccatccatccatccatccatccatccatccatccatccatctatctatctatctatctatctatctatctatctatctatctatctatctatctatctatctatctatctatctatctaatatatctcatatctatctatctatctatctatctatctatctatctatctatctatctatctatctatctatctatctatctatctcatatctatctatctatctatctatctatctatctatctatctatctatctatctatctatctatctatctatctatctatctatctatctatctatctatctatctatctatctcatatctatctatctatctcatatctatctatctatctcatatctacactggcgtagctataggggtcgcaattgcgaccgggccccgaagccaggggggcccacagccccccgcaccatatcaataaaaagttactatagtaactcgggccgcgggcccctgttactatagtaacagactgaccttaccttcctggttccggatcgcagcggaggtcctgacgtcacagcgctatgtaccgcgcacaacatcgagaggacagaacttccgctgcggctgaagaggaaggtaagattagttgccctgactggcggggtccgactcccgggacccgccaatcagctgttttgaaggggccgcagcactcgtacgagagctgatccccttcattccggtcacactgtgaatcggtgtcggcgattcacagtgtgagcgagtagtgaaatgaaggggaagcagctctcgtacgagtgctgcgccccttcaaaacagctgattggcgggtcccgggagtcggaccccgccagtcagggcaactaatcttaccttcctcttcagccgcagcggaagttctgtcctctcgatgttgtgcgcggtacatagcgctgtgacgtcaggacctccgctgcgatccggaaccaggaaagtcccgggagtcggacccagacacatcagctattgatggcctatcctgaggaaaggccatcaatgtttagggactggacaacccctttaagcctacgatgtagcaggcttagagggcccatgagacaggatcacagattgtgtgatcctgtctgctgggccctgtatctaagacaatcacatggtaggcttagatacatggcccatgtgtgatcctgtctgtgggaccctgtatctaagcctaccacactgtcggtttagatacagggccccagcacacagtaatcttatactgtataagattactgtctgcctacgttgtggtaggcttagatacagggtcccacagacagtatcacacatgggccctgtatctaagcctaacacatgtgttactaatcattttttgtgtgttttcttgcaggttcg is from Rhinoderma darwinii isolate aRhiDar2 chromosome 5, aRhiDar2.hap1, whole genome shotgun sequence and encodes:
- the OTUD1 gene encoding OTU domain-containing protein 1, with product MPAFSYLPQAQGSAHTHFKPMCSPERIVPIRLLQPSFGGSGFSMQLSAPQLQKSQEPQPQPQPSSSPPDLHTWLSGMVQQESIRPASPEESARYWRPSTSSLQLADQGPRVPAESPHERLTLHLAELEKQDKYLRDKNRYRFHIIPDGNCLYRAISKAMYGDQNLHSELRERTVHHVADHLDTFNLIIEGDIGEFLINAAQDGAWAGYPELLAMSQMLNVNIHLTTGGRLECPTVSTMVHHLGEEDPSRPSIWLSWLSNGHYDAVFEEPLPNPEYESWSKQNQAQRHRDQELAKSMALSLSKMYIEQNSCS